The nucleotide sequence CGATGTGAGCAAGGCGCGGCTGGATGTGGCGCTAGGGTTCGCGGGCGAGTTGTTGGGCATCGCCCACGACGCGCGTGGGATCGTGGAGCTGGCCGGGCGGTTGCAAAAGCTCGCTCCCGCGCTGGTGGTGCTGGAAGCCAGCGGCGGCTTGGAGACGGCGCTGGTGGGCGAGCTGGCGGCGGCGCAGGTGCCGGTGGCGGTGGTCAACCCGCGCCAAGTGCGCGAGTTCACGCGCTGCACCGGGCAGTTGGCCAAGACCGACGCGCTTGACGCGCGTGCCCTGGCGCTGTTCGCGGAGCGGATCAAGCCGCCGGTCAGGGAGTTGCCCGACGAGCAGACCCGCCAGTTGCAGGCGCTGGTTACCCGTCGGCGCGAACTGGTCGAGATGCTGAGCGCCGAGCGCAACCGGCTCGGCTGCGTGCCGGCGGTGCTGCACCGCGAGATCCGCGCGCATATCCGCTGGCTCCAGGCCCGGCTTAAGCAGCGCGACCACGACCTCGACCAGATGCTGCGCAACTCGCCGCTGTGGCGGGAACGGGAGGACCTGCTGAGCAGCGTGCCCGGTGTCGGTCCGGTGCTGTGCGCAACGCTGCTCGCGGGACTGCCGGAGTTGGGCCGGCTCAACCGGCGGGAGATTGCCGCGCTGGTGGGGGTGGCGCCCTATCCCCACGACAGCGGCACGATGCGTGGCCGGCGCACGGTCTGGGGCGGACGCGCCCATCTGCGCGCGGCGCTCTACATGGGCGCCCTCGTCGGCGTGCGCTATAACCCGGTCCTGCGTTCCCTCTATTGCCGTCTGCTGCAGCGTGGCAAAGCCAAAAAGCTCGCGCTGGTCGCCTGCATGCGCAAACTCATCACCATCCTAAATGCGATGCTTAAGCATCGCACTCATTGGAGTGCTCCATGCCCAATCCCCGCTTGACTACCAAGACAGTCGCTGCACCCACGGCGGGTTTCGCATACAACTAAGTTCCCCCGTCGCTGCTCTGCTCTACGCGCGCGATGCGGGGCAGTTCAATGCGGCTGGGGTTCGGTCGCGGGCTTGGTGAACTTGAGCGTCATCCGGTCGCTCTCTCCGATCGCCAGATACTTGGCGCGATCCTTTTCACCCAGGCGCAAGGTTGGCGGCAGATACCATACCGGATGGTCGCGCAGGTCCTTGGGATTTGCGTTGATTTCCGAGGCGCCCGTCAGTTTGAAGCCGGCCTCTTCCGCCAGCTTAATCATATAGTCCTGGCGCACATATCCGTTCTTGGCGTTGGGATCCTGCGGCTGCGACGGATCGGCGCGATGGTCGGTTATCCCCAAAATTCCGCCGG is from Candidatus Binatus sp. and encodes:
- a CDS encoding IS110 family transposase translates to MTRAEVFVGIDVSKARLDVALGFAGELLGIAHDARGIVELAGRLQKLAPALVVLEASGGLETALVGELAAAQVPVAVVNPRQVREFTRCTGQLAKTDALDARALALFAERIKPPVRELPDEQTRQLQALVTRRRELVEMLSAERNRLGCVPAVLHREIRAHIRWLQARLKQRDHDLDQMLRNSPLWREREDLLSSVPGVGPVLCATLLAGLPELGRLNRREIAALVGVAPYPHDSGTMRGRRTVWGGRAHLRAALYMGALVGVRYNPVLRSLYCRLLQRGKAKKLALVACMRKLITILNAMLKHRTHWSAPCPIPA